CGAGCCACTTGCTTGGCAGACTAATTTTTGCATGGGAATCCATGAGCAATTATGGAAAGATGGTCAGTCACAACAAGCACATCCATGGACTTCCCATCACTGACCTCTGCAGACCAAAAGTCAATGCAGACCAGTTCCATCCGCTCTGATGTGCGGATGCTCTCAAGTGGAGCGTAAGCACTGGGCTCTGGTGTCTTTCCAACAACACAGTGGTGACAGTGTTTCCCATTATCATCAATGTCTCTTTTCATGCAAACCCAGAAGAATCTCTGCTTAGCCAGAGACACTATTCCGCTCTTCCCTTGGTGACCAGCGGAATCATGAATTCCATTCAGTACTTGCGCTTGAACAGACGACATAAAGTCGTCTGTTCATGCCTTGATATTTCTCACTTTGCACAGTAAGCCATCATGGATATCCAGCCTGTCCCAATAATTCAGGAGCTGACGCCCACTGGAGGGCTCATTAGTTCTCTCATTTTTCGATGGCTTACGCCGCCTCTCGATATAGTATAGAGGACTCGGCTCATCGCACTATCCTGTTCGTTCATAAAAGTGCTGTGAGAGATATAAAAGTCTTGACCCAATGATACAggattacattatttacataCTCACTGATACTCTGTGTCCATCTCAATCTTCCCACCTGTAGCTCATTCCCCAATCAGTCTCTCCCCATACATACATCATCGCTTCCTCTTTTGTTCTTCAATCTCAGTGTGTATTGACTATTTCTGCTCCCCATTTTCCTTTCCCCATTTTTGTTCCCAAAgtacagtcagtgtgtgtgtgtgtgtgtgtgtgtgtgtgtgtgtgtgtgtgtgtgtgtgtgtgtgtgtgtgtgtgttataagcGCTTTGGTTCTGTTTCTGGTCCAGATGGATGAGTCAGGATGTCGACTGGTGTTGATTTGATTAGAGACCACTAATCACTGTTCTATGTAcagtctcaaacacacacacacacacacacacacacacacacacacacacacacacacacacacacacacacacacacacacacacacacacacacacacaccttacttaCAAAGATAAACGGAAGTTACCGTGTGTTACAAAGCCATGTTTTATGCGCCCAATGTGATTTACACGTTTATAAATCACATTTTAAAGGCCCAccatgcaacttttttagccaaaattacattaagtatgcaggttgagagttatgctgatggttctgcatccatttctgggtcgattggtgggtgtgtcattttcccatgtggcctctaccgtgaaaaagcgcatatgcaacttgatgtgttcggaccgagcgcttccggatgtgacgcggcggaagtatcctcgaaaatgtagtcagattgtagtttcgaaaatgctttacggcacagacacacacccaaacatggcaccggctagatataaacagccagttgcgaggcaatttggcttgatttaccttaatataacaggctaggagtcattgcgatggttccattatacatttttgttcgattgttcgttgtttcaactcccccttgcgcatcttggcggagaaaatgaatatgtttctgccggcgacccgccgcccactctcgtgggagtctcgggtctcgcgaagtaacgaattgctttgcggcacagacccccaaacacggaaccggctcgatataaacacaagtaactaagggattgttacattcatcatagatcagccgactaaaaagagacagagaaacccaatgtcggaggaacagaagaagagaaaggggagactgacagacagagaggccagacacgagtaaacgttgggcaagcttttcaggaatagtgtgaactgaaagaaaaagaagacttcaaatcagactccgacttggccgtgttgcttttgaaattgaaagtacccttgggtgaactttgtcctcgtggtattcttgatgttgatagtctctgtacaaatgtgtttgctcaaccattttgttgtgagccctgtaaaaattgttttctcgaccgttttgttgtgagccctgtatgtttctagcttgcttggttgcagccatataaacacctttgtttccattggtgttttgctgttcgtctgtctcgtcccccagatacagactgaatccccgaatccaggttcttgtttatttagattattatgttggccaacactctcacacagattgttctgttcaacctaagataaaataattataatctaggatataaattctccccgtcaactataaaaaggatggctttatgtttattgcaatacaaatacaccattttaaaaatgtataaccttgcctacactttatgaacatttacttcggacatggctccacgcattcgcccggcttctttgaaaacaaatgcacatggctcgcgtagaagtgcatggggaagggtcgtcaacgagttgttacgacagtgttgtaaaatatctactacgaagctgtagggggcgctgtgtagagaaatgtgcgtgtcaaaaccaagaaaacagcgaagaaattcccgaagttacATAGTGGGCCATTAATAAAGCCACCAGAGCTCCTGCTGTCCCCATGTGTCCCACCAGAGGTCGCGCTGGTTGCACGCACCACTGTATCGTGGATTGCTGTCATTCTGCGTTATTGAGGAGTCTTCTTCCATTGTTATTTAAATTCCACCTTTTGATGCGTTctgtatttttattaatttattaattaacATAATAAAATTATCCCGAGAATACAAGGTGAATAAAATAATGATAGGACCATGGGCGCTCTCGGCCATGGTCCGAGGGCGGCCGAGAGCGTTCCCCTTTGTGAAAAGCCCTGTTTGCTTTGATTGGTCAGCTGGCCCACTCTGTTGTGCAGAAACACGCTTTGCGCGTGTTTCTGCAATCTCCCCCAAAGCAGATGTcaacatttgtttatatttcctTATTACTTAAAAGCTGTGTGAGAAATTGAGAAGCTTGTCTGACAAAGATGTCAAGGCCAATCCTCATGTTAaggtattttatatacaattttaaatatatatgttgtgtgtgtgtatgtgtgtatatatatatatatatatatatatatatatatatatatatatatatatatatatatatatatatatatatatacacatttatgTAAATCTTCTGCATATTAACACAGAGAATAAAAATAGAAACTACAATTATTTACGCAGTATTCTTTATTGCATGTAAACTGTTTCATTTTTAATTGTCAGGGCCCACAGCATGATCCCAATTCCGGCCGTTAATGTCTGGGTTCTACAAAATGATCCAAATACAGGTCTTTAATGTCAGGGTTCTACAGCATAATCCCAATACAGGTCTTTAATGTCTGGGTTCTACAGCATAATCCCAATACAGGTCTTTAATGTCTGGTTTCTACAGCATGGTTCTAATACAGGCCTTTTTCTCCTTGCGGGGGTTTACAGCAGTGTGCAGTCGTTTTTTCCTCCATTGCTGTCTGTTCCGCTGGAGCCTCCCCCACCAGCTGCAAATTGGACATCCTTTACACTGGAAAGTAACAGTTAAAACAACGGTGATTAAGCCTGTTCAGTTAGCAGTGCTTGTCTACAGAGTTAGCAGTTAGGAatagagaagtgtgtgtgtgttaccttgtggAAGTACGTTTCTTTGAAAGTTTGCAGTGCCCTCCACGTTACCAGCAGGTCTGTATTGagccaccacaaacacactcttgcCGTCTGTAGCCAGACCCACGCCCACCTCCTTAGTCTCCTTCCACACCACCTGGGTGAAGTGGTCTGGGAGGGGGAACCAACAGGTTAGGGGTGAACATGGGTCACCTTGACGTGAGCCAGGGGTTTGATCCCTGCCACGATTTCTGCAACACCATGCTACCCTGATACCACAGATAATTGACCATGTGGTGCTGgtgtttttgttgtcttttgtaACGTGCGATGGTGTAGGTCAGGGTAAGCATTCTCCTCACGGTACTTTTATTATGCTATAAGCTTTCGACCATACCACGCCAGGTCTCCACGGAACTATATATATTTACCATACTTTTGGAAAGTCCGGGATTCCTGCCTACAACAAATCTaaaatatcatataataaaaaGGGAGACTTCTTTCGTATACTGCCGTTTATTCTAGCCGAGCGGAAGAAGCCCCACTTCTTTACTCACCGTTCTCATATAACCCAACAAAAGAGGgaggcgccacctagtggcgcTACATATTATAAACCTGACTGTTACACTTTACAGTGAAGCATCGGGGATTACCTGTGTTGTCTTTGTACCCAGGGCTGTTGTATTCATAATCTTTCACCTCGCCGTACCATTTTTCAACAGCCTCCTTCCCTGAAGCAGAGAAACAACTAAATGTGGACCCCAGTGTCTGAAGAGATTTCAGTCTTTTAGAATAACCCAAAGTggataactaaccctaaccctacctgtCAGGTTGATCGGTGCAGAGCTGGACATCCAATATGTGTTCTCTCCATCGCTGCCGCTGTGTTTCAGTTCCCCAATGTCCAGCAGGTGATTGGCCCAACTCTGGGCTGACTCGTTGAGGTCTTTGCTCAGGGTCAGCGGGGGGCTCTGGTGCATCTGCCGGTAGGTGTTGTGCGTGGTGAGGAACTCCTTTTGGAAGCTTCCATCTACCAAGAAAAATGAACATCTCtatttgtgttgctgtgtggcAGAGTCCATTCTAATCAGGTTCAAAGGCAGGTCACCCATGGTCAATCCCCCTGCCCCAACACAACTTGGAAAGGGCAAGGAAATTGCtttcacaacaaaaacatttcCTGTGTCTACTCACCTGCCATTGTATCAGCTAAACTGGTCTGGCCAAGCAGCTGGAGGAAAAAAgtctacgcaaacacacaaaacccttTAACTATACTTCCAAATACTGAGAGAAATATAACACAGGTATCTGACATATACCTGTGTTGAAGAGATTACATGCATATAAACCAGAGAGATAGTCACTCACCTGCGTGGTAGTGGTGGACTGCAGGTGTGTTTGGGAGGTTTGGATATCTGCTGTCTGCCTCTCACAACACTTATACAGTCCAGCCTGGCCTCGCCCCCTACATCATGTGTACGAGGGTAGTGTACGTGCACACactggcacgcacgcacgcacgcgcacacacacacacacacacacacacacacacacacacacacacacacacacacacacacacacacacacacacacacacacagtcacacacacaaccttgccTTTTAATTTTCTCAGGAGGCCTCTCCTTGTGTGGTTGGATGTAACAACACATTTATCCAAGGTCCCTTGCCTCTCCTCTTGctgcctcctttcctctccctcttcccctctcctgttCTATCTTcttttcctcttctcccccctctttctttccccaccctctcctcaggagttgggggggggattGACTTTGACAATTCATTTATGTGTCATGTTTAATCTAAAGATGTTATTTTGCAGATGGTTAAAAATGACCTGTTGTATCAAATCACTACGTTTACACTGTTTGCAAACTGTTTGTAAAGATTTGGCTTGGGTTTTTGAGCTATGTTAGCTGCTCGGGTTTTAAAGCGATTGTATTGGCTGGGGTTTTTGATTCATACGATTTATTTATTACTTGCAAGAATTGCCAGAAATTGAGAAGCTTGTCTGACGAAGATGTCTCAGCCAATCCCAAtgttaacatgtttttttcacaGTATGGCAAAGAGaagagtgtgtctttgtgtgttacCTTCTGGAAGGACGTTTCATTCAAAGGATGCCTCGATGTTACCAGCAGGTCTGTACTGAGCCACCACAAACACCCTCTTGCCGTCTGTAGCCAGACCCACGCCCACCTCCGTAGTCTCCTTCCACACCACCTGGGTGAAGTGGGCTTGGAGGGGGAACCAACAGGTTAGGGTGGAACATGGGTCACCAAGGGTTTCTGTTTTGTCACGTGTAACTGACCCACTAATACAGATAGTTTCCTTCTACGATGTAAAACTTAAATACATCTAGAGGAAGACATGCACTTGTGTTATTCCTTCATTTTTGATCAACACAAATAACTGACCCTAAACCTATATGCAAAAAGAAATATCTATTTGAGTAGATACTAATAATGTTTGAAAAAAGGTACCACGTAGTCAATTGTCACTCTTTGAAAGCAACATCCATAAGCTCTGTAATTTATGCCTATGTAAGGCAGTTGTTCATTTGAATGAACATCTGATAGAGCATAATAAATAACCCATCGCTTGCCTCAATTATGTCTACCTGCCTTGGAATTTACATTAAACTTCCGCAACCACTAATACAGATAGTTTCCTTCTACAATGTAAAACTTACAACACATCAGCAGTTAATCACATATCCCTATTTGGATGTTTTGAGAGCGTGCTCACATCCGGTTTGGAGAGGGTGGGGTAAGTAGCATTATTGCCCACTGTTTCAGAGGAGTGTTCTGGTGTTTGGTGTTACTATCGGGtcgtatgcctgtgtgtgtgtttgtgtgtttgtgtgtttgtgtgtgggagccAGGATGAGAGCTAGGAATAGAGAGCAATAAAAAGTATCTGGCTTTTGTGTTCGGTTTGCTGACGGGGGTAGTGGGcagcaggggtggactgggagaaaaattcagccctggcattttctctccagaccagcccactacattattagcactaggggtgggacgaaacgaacgggaagaaccctgtatatccgaataatagtgcagttttttgtttttcaagtttgtgtttcttgtgctgctgacaagaaagttgtgaaacccgaacaggaagttaacagacatcctgtggttgctgcatctccacccgccatatctactacaaaacccttgttaaatatcacacatgatccaacgcaaaatcctctcttgcagttattagtctgtgactgtgaaaatcgtttggtgtaagcccagcattagttaaaaccagactcggacaataataacaaaatctcctgacaaataatctaaatagaaacatattacagacagtaacagcattagagctgaaaccaatttgttttaacggtgactcagtcattatgaaaccataaatagagaatttaattttttttctcatattctcatacacgtgtatgtgcacatgtatgtatacatgtgcacacacatgtatatgagaacgcatatctattcagacctgtaattcggcctacctgcatgactgttaatttaacttaaaagatatgcaaatgtttgaaattaaaatcaatgtgaaaatcttcaaccaggaaataatcataatcaaacctctctctctctctctctctctctctctctctctctctctctctctctctctctctctctctctctctctctctctctctctctctctctctctctctctctctctctctctctctctctctctctctctagaataacttctagcaggtgaggaaaacctgtttgacaggagatgatggtagcagagaatataaagagacatttatgaataaccaattgtcattttatcacacatatagtttcttcacataaacctttcaacatacatattgcattcctctcgaaatagtcatcacctcagtaaacaataaatgaattgaaagattacaataaattcaatggcaaatattgcaaattaaactaatgtgatggaaaatctacatgttgtattgttttggtctatatgaatttaagttttgttgctattctgtgtaattttatatagtgtctgccttctgctctccttttgggtcatttaaagtgtgaacgttcgagagtcgtgcgatgcattttattgcctgcctgttcctatctTTTCGTGTGACATCTCCCAAGCAATGCTTTGAAGTATGGGCCTTTTCCTCGACACTCTGGCTAGCGTAAACAAAGTCAGAGAGTTACATGtcacggccgccgaccccaccTTAGCCTCGGGTGGGGAGCTTCAACTGTAAAGATAACAATCTGGTTTCACATCCCGTTCTTGGAATCTTGCTATTCTGCAAGGTCTTCTAAATATGTAATActtagtgtttcatgtgatgtaatctggtttcacattccgtttccgtattgtatgtagtttggtttgggcctgttttacttgaccccctggggagcgcaGAGAAGCAAAGGGTGATAAGGAACAGCCTCAACCACCTTTTCAACCTCTGAAGAaacttcaatcaatagattaacatctggttaacaaaggtTTCTGGTTTATTGGGGCCAACTGCCCTCAAGGATCTGATCTAACTGTATAAAAGCTCCTGACTTTAGCTACTCAGTGGACTTGTCtgagcgtaccttcagagaatgaagtaacacgcaaagaggagctcccatctgaggcctcagattattgtaatgtatgcctgttatgttgtttgttgatgcatgttgtgatgtatctttgttcgtacttttaatacaaatatatataaccactaattgtcaaaagtattgtgtgctttttgcatctaaatatctcatctgcttagacgcaatatctgatacagaaattgccacgacagttgggggctcgtccgggatatcTAACCTGAAGATTCTACGAAATATCAGCTTCCAATACAGGTCTGAGGATTAGTTCTCAGTCCCAAAGCTCTATCTCGCCTCCAGGTGACTGTAACCAGACTGTTTTATGGCCAGAGGTCGAGGAAAGGGTGCCTGTGGGGATAAACTAGTGGTTCTTCAGTACGGTATCCAAAGGAAAAAAGAATTCGAGCAGGTGAGATCACAATACTGTTAAagcttcaaaataaaatccgTTACAGGAACGGTATATAAAATGTTTCGGTAAACGTAAACTTATATCTGAACTTAGGCCTCGTTCAAAGAAAACTCTGTTATAGGAACATGCGGTAGCTCCGTTTCGCTTCCGTCAATATATGGCTATATAGGTAACAGAAAGGGCAGCTAGGGTCTGTCAGGGACGGTAAAGGGAAACCCGTTGAAGCGCGGttggtgttatatatatatatataaataataataataggtattcattaataaatatatgtatatgtgtgtagtaacaaggaggtttcggcgatattagataatttgttaaataataattagTGTAAAAGGATCTAAAATATGGGGAACAAATCTGGAAAAACTGAGATAACGGGACCTGCGAAGGTGATGTTGGAGAAGCACGGTGAAGCGGCTCTGGAGGGTTTAAAATATTGGTATAAACTGGGTTTAAATGTTTTAGCTTAAACGGTTGTTGGGGCCaggatagagaaaaaaaaaatcagccagggacagagagcgtagagagTGTAGGTATTTTTAATCTCGATTTCACCCGAGATGtagacccggacctggactgcaccggcggaccgcgtgcgaatcccccttcacctccaccgtaTGACGACAACGCCCAGGCCGCCGCCCCATCATTCAACCTCTATCCAGACCTCACGGCAAAGGAGGCACCCGCTAACAGCGCAACAGGGGTTATGGCAGTCCGGCATACGTTTTCCgtgcatggagacccagtgacATTAAGGACATAGCAGAATGTCTCCCAGACCCATCTGCAGTGGGAGGGGAATCCCTCGCTACAGCCATTCTGGAAATGGCCCATCACCCATCGGCGAAACACGCCAAGTCAAACTGGGCCTACGGTGGGGTCGTATTCAAGGCGACATTCCCGGGAGAGACCAAGCTGATATAATGTTCGTGGAGGCGCCGGACGGCAAGGACGACCACAGGAAAGTGGGGAAGCACAGAGGCAGGCCTGCTTTCGTTGTGGCGTCAGATCCTTGGTTCAACGATTCTCCCAAAAGAATCGACAAAGACAATGGAAGGGCCGGCCGGCAGTTCGCACCTTCCCCTGAAGTGACTGTGAATCATCCAAGAGGCGGAGGTGGAAGGGGGCATtcgcattgacgggacgcagGAGCAGGACAGGTCGAAGGAGCAGAAGCGGATCTTCCATTAGGCAAACCTAGGcaagtgcctagggc
Above is a genomic segment from Gadus morhua chromosome 6, gadMor3.0, whole genome shotgun sequence containing:
- the LOC115545689 gene encoding Golgi-associated plant pathogenesis-related protein 1, with amino-acid sequence MKRPSRRGRGQAGLYKCCERQTADIQTSQTHLQSTTTTQTFFLQLLGQTSLADTMADGSFQKEFLTTHNTYRQMHQSPPLTLSKDLNESAQSWANHLLDIGELKHSGSDGENTYWMSSSAPINLTGKEAVEKWYGEVKDYEYNSPGYKDNTDHFTQVVWKETKEVGVGLATDGKSVFVVAQYRPAGNVEGTANFQRNVLPQV